From the Streptomyces sp. Tu 2975 genome, one window contains:
- a CDS encoding universal stress protein, which translates to MAGHEIPEPADRKQVADPLSDLRAAEEARHSCDPAFRHGVVVGFDGSTSSERALAYAIGMARRTGSGLIIVHVANRLPTTVWAGCEPPVFVDVPDHRTEVLGLELACADYLTEVPWILVERGGDICHELEEVGREYSADAIVVGSTHGIVGRLFGSVAGRLAKRAQRPVVVIP; encoded by the coding sequence GATCCTCTGTCGGACCTGCGGGCGGCTGAAGAAGCACGCCATTCCTGCGATCCCGCCTTCCGACACGGAGTCGTCGTCGGTTTCGACGGATCGACGTCCAGTGAGCGAGCGCTCGCCTACGCCATCGGTATGGCGAGGCGGACGGGGTCCGGTCTGATCATCGTCCATGTCGCCAACCGGCTGCCCACTACGGTCTGGGCCGGCTGCGAGCCGCCCGTCTTCGTCGACGTGCCCGATCACCGCACCGAGGTGCTGGGCCTGGAGCTGGCCTGCGCGGACTACCTCACCGAGGTCCCGTGGATCCTGGTCGAGCGCGGCGGCGACATCTGTCACGAGCTGGAAGAGGTCGGCCGGGAGTATTCGGCGGACGCGATCGTGGTCGGCTCCACGCACGGCATCGTCGGCCGGCTCTTCGGGTCGGTCGCGGGCCGGCTCGCGAAGCGCGCGCAGCGCCCCGTCGTCGTGATCCCCTGA
- a CDS encoding GPR1/FUN34/YaaH family transporter, with amino-acid sequence MDNGVSAGTGSTSTLGNLALGLTLLAFGVGNTGVIDNVSATDAAALATWVGGVALFVVGLLEFRAGNGGSGTAFAGLGAFWFTWGTAVGGETSAEAAGLFMLLWALLALTLTAAASGSGVLGQGVYGLLTLALLLGGTAAFAGNEGLAKAGGWVGAVAGLVAWYGATAALAKWPTFTGRAAGRRVTATG; translated from the coding sequence GTGGACAACGGAGTCTCTGCGGGAACTGGTTCTACTTCGACTCTCGGCAACCTCGCCCTCGGGCTGACGCTGCTGGCCTTCGGTGTGGGCAACACCGGAGTGATCGACAACGTCTCCGCCACCGATGCCGCCGCGCTCGCGACGTGGGTCGGCGGAGTGGCGCTCTTCGTCGTCGGCCTGCTCGAGTTCCGTGCGGGCAACGGCGGTTCGGGAACCGCCTTCGCCGGTCTCGGCGCCTTCTGGTTCACCTGGGGGACCGCCGTGGGAGGCGAGACCTCGGCCGAGGCGGCGGGCCTGTTCATGTTGCTGTGGGCGCTGCTCGCCCTGACGCTGACCGCCGCCGCCTCCGGCAGCGGCGTGCTCGGCCAAGGGGTGTACGGGCTGCTGACCCTCGCACTGCTGCTGGGCGGCACAGCCGCCTTCGCGGGCAACGAGGGCCTGGCCAAGGCCGGCGGCTGGGTCGGCGCGGTCGCGGGCCTGGTGGCCTGGTACGGCGCGACGGCGGCGCTCGCCAAGTGGCCGACGTTCACGGGACGCGCTGCCGGCCGGCGGGTGACGGCCACCGGCTGA
- the glmS gene encoding glutamine--fructose-6-phosphate transaminase (isomerizing), with translation MCGIVGYIGKRDVAPLLLEGLQRLEYRGYDSAGVVISSPKSPGLKMVKAKGRVRELEARVPKRFAGTTGIAHTRWATHGAPSDINSHPHLDPENNVAVVHNGIVDNASELRVKLEADGVVFASETDTEVITHLIARSQATTLEEKVREALKVIEGTYGIAVMHADFADRIVVARNGSPVVLGIGEKEMFVASDVAALVTHTRQIVTLDDGEMATLKADDFRTYTTTGASTTATPETVEWEAASYDMGGHDTYMHKEISEQPDAVDRVLRGRIDDRFNTVHLGGLNLDAREARGIRRVKILGCGTSYHAGLIGAGLIESLARIPADAEPASEFRYRNPVVDPDTLYIAVSQSGETYDVLAAVQELKRKGARVLGVVNVVGSAIAREADGGTYVHAGPEVCVVSTKCFTNTVVAFALLALHLGRIRDLSVAEGKRIIEGLRKLPAQISEILESEDEIKKLAEQYADAKSMMFIGRVRGYPVALEASLKLKEISYIHAEAYPASELKHGPLALIEPALPTVAIVPDDELLEKNRAALEEIKARSGRILAVAHREQEKADHTIVVPKNEDELDPILMGIPLQLLAYHTALALGRDIDKPRNLAKSVTVE, from the coding sequence ATGTGTGGAATTGTCGGATACATCGGCAAGCGTGACGTTGCTCCGCTGCTGCTGGAAGGTCTGCAGCGGCTGGAGTACCGGGGCTACGACTCCGCGGGCGTGGTCATCAGCAGCCCCAAGTCCCCCGGGCTGAAGATGGTCAAGGCCAAGGGCCGGGTCCGGGAGCTCGAGGCCCGCGTCCCCAAGCGCTTCGCCGGCACCACCGGCATCGCCCACACCCGCTGGGCCACCCACGGCGCCCCCAGCGACATCAACTCCCACCCGCACCTGGACCCGGAGAACAACGTCGCCGTCGTCCACAACGGCATCGTGGACAACGCCTCCGAGCTCCGCGTCAAGCTGGAGGCGGACGGTGTCGTCTTCGCCTCCGAGACCGACACCGAGGTCATCACCCACCTGATCGCCCGTTCCCAGGCCACCACCCTGGAGGAGAAGGTCCGCGAGGCCCTCAAGGTGATCGAGGGCACCTACGGCATCGCCGTGATGCACGCCGACTTCGCCGACCGCATCGTGGTGGCCCGCAACGGCTCCCCCGTCGTCCTCGGCATCGGCGAGAAGGAGATGTTCGTCGCCTCCGACGTCGCCGCCCTGGTCACCCACACACGCCAGATCGTCACCCTCGACGACGGCGAGATGGCCACCCTGAAGGCCGACGACTTCCGCACGTACACGACCACGGGCGCGTCCACCACCGCCACTCCGGAGACCGTCGAGTGGGAGGCCGCCTCCTACGACATGGGCGGCCACGACACGTACATGCACAAGGAGATCTCCGAGCAGCCCGACGCGGTCGACCGCGTGCTGCGCGGCCGGATCGACGACCGGTTCAACACCGTGCACCTGGGCGGCCTGAACCTGGACGCTCGTGAGGCCCGCGGCATCCGCCGCGTGAAGATCCTCGGCTGCGGCACCTCCTACCACGCGGGCCTGATCGGCGCCGGCCTCATCGAGTCGCTCGCCCGTATCCCCGCCGACGCCGAGCCGGCCTCCGAATTCCGCTACCGCAACCCGGTCGTGGACCCCGACACCCTGTACATCGCCGTCTCCCAGTCCGGCGAGACCTACGACGTCCTCGCGGCCGTCCAGGAGCTCAAGCGCAAGGGCGCCCGTGTCCTCGGCGTCGTCAACGTCGTCGGCTCCGCCATCGCCCGTGAGGCCGACGGCGGCACGTACGTCCACGCCGGCCCCGAGGTGTGCGTCGTCTCCACGAAGTGCTTCACCAACACGGTCGTCGCCTTCGCGCTGCTCGCCCTGCACCTGGGCCGCATCCGCGACCTGTCCGTCGCCGAGGGCAAGCGGATCATCGAGGGCCTCCGCAAGCTGCCCGCGCAGATCAGCGAGATCCTCGAGTCCGAGGACGAGATCAAGAAGCTGGCCGAGCAGTACGCGGACGCCAAGTCGATGATGTTCATCGGCCGGGTGCGCGGCTACCCGGTGGCGCTCGAGGCCTCCCTGAAGCTCAAGGAGATCTCCTACATCCACGCCGAGGCCTACCCGGCCTCCGAACTCAAGCACGGGCCCCTCGCGCTGATCGAGCCCGCGCTGCCCACCGTGGCGATCGTGCCGGACGACGAGCTGCTGGAGAAGAACCGGGCCGCGCTCGAGGAGATCAAGGCGCGCAGCGGCCGCATCCTCGCCGTCGCCCACCGCGAGCAGGAGAAGGCCGACCACACCATCGTGGTGCCGAAGAACGAGGACGAGCTCGACCCGATCCTGATGGGCATCCCGCTCCAGCTCCTCGCCTACCACACGGCGCTGGCGCTGGGCCGGGACATCGACAAGCCGCGTAACCTCGCCAAGTCCGTCACCGTCGAGTAG
- a CDS encoding beta-N-acetylhexosaminidase: MSQPRPIPRLLGSLLLVTATLLSGAVASGPAAASGADSAATVRPLGQIVPAPVSAEPGGAPYTLTAGTRIRTDASPEARAVAERLAEVLRPSTGYALPITTRPAAGSISLRLSAGESALGDEGYRLKSSPGGLTVTAHRPAGLFHSVQTLRQLLPAAIEADSPRSGPWQVAGGTITDVPRYTHRGAMLDVSRHFLTVEQVKRYIDHLALYKINTLHLHLSDDQGWRIAIDSWPRLATYGGSTQVGGGPGGHYTKAQYKEIVRYASSRYLEVVPEIDMPGHTNAALASYAELNCDGVAPPLYTGTAVGFSSLCVRKELTYDFVDDVIREVAALTPGRYIHIGGDEAHSTSHEDYVAFMNRVQPIVAQYGKTVIGWHQLTGASPQKGALAQYWGLDGTSQAEKARVAEAAKNGTGLILSPADRVYLDMKYDKDTELGLSWAGYVEVRRSYDWDPGTYLPGAPASAVRGVEAPLWTETISTDAHIDRMAFPRLPGVAELGWSPASTHDWDTYKVRLAAQGPRLSELGIDYHRSPQVPWPAQ; this comes from the coding sequence GTGAGTCAGCCCCGACCGATCCCCCGTCTCCTCGGTTCCCTGTTGCTTGTCACGGCCACCCTGCTCTCCGGTGCCGTCGCCTCGGGTCCGGCCGCGGCCTCCGGGGCCGACAGCGCCGCCACCGTCCGGCCGCTCGGCCAGATCGTCCCCGCACCCGTCTCCGCGGAGCCGGGCGGCGCCCCCTACACGCTGACCGCAGGTACGAGGATCCGCACCGACGCCTCACCCGAGGCGCGCGCCGTCGCGGAGCGCCTCGCCGAGGTGCTGCGCCCGTCGACCGGCTACGCCCTGCCGATCACCACCCGGCCCGCGGCCGGATCGATCAGCCTGCGGCTCAGCGCCGGGGAGAGCGCCCTGGGCGACGAGGGCTACCGCCTGAAGTCCTCCCCCGGCGGGCTCACCGTCACCGCGCACAGGCCCGCCGGCCTCTTCCACAGTGTGCAGACACTGCGTCAGCTGCTGCCCGCCGCGATCGAGGCGGACTCTCCCCGCAGCGGCCCGTGGCAGGTCGCGGGCGGCACGATCACCGACGTCCCGCGCTACACGCACCGGGGCGCGATGCTCGACGTCTCGCGGCACTTCCTCACCGTCGAGCAGGTCAAGCGCTACATCGACCACCTCGCCCTCTACAAGATCAACACGCTCCATCTCCATCTCTCCGACGACCAGGGCTGGCGCATCGCGATCGACTCGTGGCCGCGACTGGCCACGTACGGCGGCTCCACGCAGGTCGGCGGCGGCCCCGGCGGTCACTACACCAAGGCCCAGTACAAGGAGATCGTCCGGTACGCCTCCTCCCGCTATCTGGAGGTCGTGCCGGAGATCGACATGCCGGGGCACACCAACGCCGCCCTGGCCTCGTACGCCGAGCTCAACTGCGACGGCGTGGCCCCGCCGCTCTACACGGGCACGGCCGTCGGCTTCAGCTCGCTGTGCGTGCGCAAGGAGCTGACGTACGACTTCGTGGACGACGTGATCCGGGAGGTGGCCGCGCTCACGCCCGGCAGGTACATCCACATCGGCGGCGACGAGGCGCACTCCACCAGCCACGAGGACTACGTGGCGTTCATGAACAGGGTGCAGCCGATCGTCGCCCAATACGGCAAGACCGTCATCGGCTGGCACCAGTTGACCGGCGCGAGCCCGCAGAAGGGCGCTCTCGCCCAGTACTGGGGCCTCGACGGCACGAGCCAGGCCGAGAAGGCAAGGGTCGCGGAGGCCGCGAAGAACGGCACCGGGCTGATCCTCTCGCCCGCCGACCGGGTCTACCTCGACATGAAGTACGACAAGGACACCGAACTGGGCCTGTCCTGGGCCGGTTACGTCGAGGTGCGGAGGTCCTACGACTGGGACCCGGGCACCTACCTGCCGGGCGCGCCCGCGAGTGCCGTCCGGGGCGTCGAGGCGCCCCTGTGGACGGAGACCATCTCCACCGACGCGCACATCGACCGGATGGCGTTCCCGCGGCTGCCCGGTGTCGCGGAGCTGGGCTGGTCACCGGCGTCCACGCACGACTGGGACACCTACAAGGTGCGGCTCGCGGCGCAGGGGCCGCGGCTGTCGGAGCTCGGCATCGACTACCACCGCTCGCCGCAGGTGCCGTGGCCGGCGCAGTGA
- a CDS encoding IucA/IucC family siderophore biosynthesis protein, translating into MNPVSHLTPDRWAHANRMLVRKALAEFTHERLLTPEHLGDGAYRLVADDGATEYRFTARRFALDHWQVAAESISRHRDGAQLPLDALEFVIEMRGSLGLSDEILPVYLEEISSTLSGTAYKSAKPQVAAAELAKADFQAVETGMTEGHPCFVANNGRLGFGIDEYHAYAPEAANPVRLVWLAARRDRAAFTAGAGIDYETFIRAELGDDAVDRFAKTLADQGLDLADHLLIPAHPWQWWNKLSVTFAAEIAQQRLVYLGEGDDRYLAQQSIRTFFNTDAPAKHYVKTALSVLNMGFMRGLSAAYMEATPAINDWLAGLIDGDDVLKAARFSIIRERAAVGYRHLEYEAATDRYSPYRKMLAALWRESPVASLEDGERLATMASLLHVDHEGASFAGALIAESGLAPTEWLRGYLDAYLLPVLHSFYAYDLVFMPHGENVILALGENGAVRRAIFKDIAEEIAVMDPDAVLPPSVDRIRVEVPEETKILSIFTDVFDCFFRFLGATLAEEGVLSEDDFWRTVAECVRAYQRSVPELADKFAQYDMFADEFALSCLNRLQLRNNRQMVDLADPSAALQFVGTLTNPIARFAS; encoded by the coding sequence ATGAACCCCGTGTCCCACCTCACGCCCGATCGCTGGGCGCACGCCAACCGGATGCTCGTCCGCAAGGCCCTCGCGGAGTTCACCCACGAGCGGCTGCTGACCCCCGAGCACCTCGGCGACGGCGCCTACCGCCTCGTCGCGGACGACGGCGCGACCGAGTACCGCTTCACCGCCCGCCGCTTCGCCCTCGACCACTGGCAGGTGGCCGCCGAGTCGATCAGCCGCCACCGCGACGGCGCGCAGCTGCCGCTGGACGCGCTGGAGTTCGTCATCGAGATGCGGGGCTCCCTGGGGCTGAGCGACGAGATCCTGCCCGTGTATCTGGAGGAGATCTCCTCCACCCTCTCCGGCACGGCGTACAAGTCGGCGAAACCGCAGGTCGCGGCCGCCGAGCTGGCCAAGGCGGACTTCCAGGCGGTCGAGACCGGCATGACGGAGGGCCACCCCTGCTTCGTCGCCAACAACGGCCGCCTCGGCTTCGGCATCGACGAGTACCACGCCTACGCCCCGGAGGCCGCGAACCCCGTCCGGCTGGTGTGGCTGGCGGCCCGCCGCGACCGCGCCGCGTTCACCGCCGGCGCGGGCATCGACTACGAGACGTTCATCCGTGCCGAGCTCGGCGACGACGCCGTGGACCGCTTCGCCAAGACCCTCGCGGACCAGGGCCTCGATCTCGCGGATCACCTGCTGATCCCGGCCCATCCCTGGCAGTGGTGGAACAAGCTGTCCGTGACCTTCGCCGCCGAGATCGCCCAGCAGCGGCTGGTGTACCTGGGCGAGGGCGACGACCGCTACCTGGCTCAGCAGTCCATCCGGACGTTCTTCAACACCGACGCCCCGGCCAAGCACTACGTGAAGACGGCCCTGTCCGTCCTCAACATGGGCTTCATGCGCGGCCTCTCCGCCGCGTACATGGAGGCCACGCCGGCCATCAACGACTGGCTGGCCGGGCTGATCGACGGCGACGACGTGCTGAAGGCCGCCCGCTTCTCGATCATCCGTGAGCGTGCGGCCGTGGGTTACCGCCACCTCGAGTACGAGGCCGCGACCGACCGGTACTCCCCCTACCGCAAGATGCTCGCCGCCCTGTGGCGCGAGAGCCCGGTGGCGTCCCTGGAGGACGGCGAGCGGCTCGCCACCATGGCCTCCCTGCTGCACGTCGACCACGAGGGCGCGTCGTTCGCGGGCGCGCTGATCGCCGAGTCGGGCCTGGCCCCCACCGAGTGGCTGCGCGGCTATCTGGACGCCTATCTGCTGCCGGTGCTGCACAGCTTCTACGCCTACGACCTGGTCTTCATGCCGCACGGCGAGAACGTCATCCTGGCGCTCGGCGAGAACGGCGCGGTCCGGCGGGCGATCTTCAAGGACATCGCGGAGGAGATCGCGGTGATGGACCCGGACGCGGTGCTGCCGCCGTCCGTCGACCGCATCCGGGTGGAGGTGCCGGAGGAGACCAAGATCCTCTCGATCTTCACGGACGTCTTCGACTGCTTCTTCCGCTTCCTCGGCGCGACGCTCGCCGAGGAGGGGGTGCTCTCCGAGGACGACTTCTGGCGCACGGTCGCCGAGTGCGTCCGCGCGTACCAGCGGTCGGTGCCCGAGCTGGCGGACAAGTTCGCGCAGTACGACATGTTCGCGGACGAGTTCGCGCTGTCCTGCCTGAACCGGCTCCAGTTGCGCAACAACCGGCAGATGGTGGACCTGGCCGACCCGTCGGCCGCGCTCCAGTTCGTCGGCACGCTGACGAACCCGATCGCGCGGTTCGCCTCGTAG
- a CDS encoding GNAT family N-acetyltransferase, giving the protein MSTTTAVGSLTVSPLDPLADAELLHSWVTHPKAAFWMMQDAKLQDVEREYMRIAAHEHHHAFIGLHDGEPAFLMESYDPRYVELVGLYDPEPGDVGMHFLVAPTDRPVHGFTLAVITAVMRELFADPATERVVVEPDVGNSAVHRLNEAVGFVAAEKIVKPEKEALLSFCTREQFEAATGVAR; this is encoded by the coding sequence ATGAGCACCACCACCGCCGTCGGTTCCCTCACCGTCAGCCCCCTCGACCCCTTGGCGGACGCCGAGCTGCTGCACAGCTGGGTCACCCACCCGAAGGCAGCGTTCTGGATGATGCAGGACGCGAAACTCCAGGACGTCGAGCGCGAGTACATGCGCATAGCGGCGCACGAGCACCACCACGCGTTCATAGGCCTCCACGACGGCGAGCCCGCGTTCCTGATGGAGAGCTACGACCCGCGGTACGTGGAGCTCGTCGGGCTGTACGACCCGGAGCCCGGCGACGTCGGCATGCACTTCCTCGTCGCGCCGACCGACCGGCCCGTGCACGGCTTCACCCTCGCCGTGATCACCGCCGTGATGCGTGAGCTGTTCGCCGATCCGGCGACGGAGCGGGTCGTGGTCGAGCCGGACGTCGGCAATTCGGCCGTGCACCGGCTCAACGAGGCCGTCGGCTTCGTCGCCGCCGAGAAGATAGTGAAGCCCGAGAAGGAGGCTCTGCTGAGCTTCTGCACCCGCGAGCAGTTCGAGGCGGCCACGGGGGTGGCCCGATGA
- a CDS encoding lysine N(6)-hydroxylase/L-ornithine N(5)-oxygenase family protein: MSTPLDFIGIGLGPFNLGLACLTEPIDELNGLFLESKPDFEWHSGMFLEGAHLQTPFMSDLVTLADPTSPYSFLNYLKDKGRLYSFYIRENFYPLRTEYNDYCRWAAARLSSIRFNTTVTSVSYDEEGEVYVVRTADDAFTARRLVLGTGTPPYIPVACQGLDGDLLHNSRYLEHKEALQKKESITLVGSGQSAAEIYYDLLSEIDVHGYRLNWVTRSPRFFPLEYTKLTLEMTSPEYIDYFHALPEETRYRLESQQKGLFKGIDSELIDAIFDLLYQKNLKGPVPTRLLTNSALRTASYEDGTYTLGLRQEEQGKDYELHTEGLILATGYRYVTPAFLEPVADRIRRDGHGRFDVARNYSIDTAGREIFLQNAGVHTHSITSPDLGMGAYRNAYIIGELLGSEYYAVEKSIAFQEFAV; this comes from the coding sequence TTGTCCACGCCTCTTGATTTCATCGGTATCGGACTGGGTCCGTTCAACCTCGGCCTCGCCTGCCTGACCGAGCCGATCGACGAGCTGAACGGCCTGTTCCTGGAGTCCAAGCCGGACTTCGAATGGCACTCCGGGATGTTCCTGGAAGGCGCCCATCTCCAGACGCCGTTCATGTCGGACCTGGTCACCCTCGCCGACCCGACCTCGCCCTACTCGTTCCTGAACTACCTCAAGGACAAGGGCAGGCTGTACTCCTTCTACATCCGGGAGAACTTCTACCCGCTGCGGACCGAGTACAACGACTACTGCCGGTGGGCCGCCGCCCGGCTGAGCAGCATCCGCTTCAACACCACCGTCACCTCCGTGTCGTACGACGAAGAGGGCGAGGTGTACGTGGTGCGCACCGCCGACGACGCATTCACCGCCCGCCGTCTCGTCCTGGGCACCGGCACCCCGCCGTACATCCCCGTGGCATGCCAGGGTCTCGACGGGGACCTGCTGCACAACTCGCGCTACCTGGAACACAAGGAGGCGCTGCAGAAGAAGGAGTCGATCACCCTCGTCGGCAGCGGCCAGAGCGCGGCGGAGATCTACTACGACCTGCTGTCCGAGATCGACGTGCACGGCTACCGGCTCAACTGGGTGACCCGCTCCCCGCGCTTCTTCCCGCTGGAGTACACCAAGCTGACGCTGGAGATGACCTCCCCGGAGTACATCGACTACTTCCACGCGCTGCCGGAGGAGACCCGCTACAGACTCGAGTCCCAGCAGAAGGGCCTGTTCAAGGGCATCGACTCGGAGCTGATCGACGCGATCTTCGACCTGCTCTACCAGAAGAACCTGAAGGGCCCGGTCCCCACCCGGCTGCTGACCAACTCCGCACTGCGGACAGCTTCGTACGAGGACGGCACCTACACGCTGGGGCTGCGCCAGGAGGAGCAGGGCAAGGACTACGAGCTGCACACCGAGGGCCTGATCCTGGCCACCGGCTACCGGTACGTCACCCCCGCCTTCCTTGAGCCCGTCGCCGACCGGATCCGGCGCGACGGCCACGGCCGCTTCGACGTCGCCCGCAACTACTCCATCGACACGGCCGGCCGGGAGATCTTCCTCCAGAACGCGGGCGTGCACACCCACTCGATCACCTCGCCCGACCTGGGCATGGGCGCCTACCGAAACGCCTACATCATCGGCGAGCTGCTGGGCAGCGAGTACTACGCCGTAGAGAAGTCCATCGCGTTCCAGGAGTTCGCCGTATGA
- a CDS encoding aspartate aminotransferase family protein, with protein sequence MRSHLLNDMTAEHYRRSVTEGVERVANRLATTRRPFTGVTPDQLAPVVSAIDLDRPLGDASAALDELEDVYLRDAVYFHSPRYLAHLNCPVVIPAVLGEAVLSAVNSSLDTWDQSAGGTLIERRLIDWTAQRIGLGPAADGVFTSGGTQSNLQALLLARQEAKTTDLAKLRIFSSACSHFSVQKSATLLGLGPEAVVPIPVDRDKRMQTVALAAELERCRAEGLVPMAVVATAGTTDFGSIDPLPEIAELAGLYETWMHVDAAYGCGLLASPARRHLLDGIEHADSVTVDYHKSFFQPVSSSAVLVRDAATLRHATYHADYLNPRRTLEERIPNQVDKSLQTTRRFDALKLWMTLRVMGADGVGQLFDEVCDLAAAGWELLAADPRYDVVVRPQLSTLVYRYIPRSVTDPALIDRANLHARKALFASGEAVVAGTKVDGRQYLKFTLLNPETTTEDITAVLDLIAGHAEQFLGENLVHAS encoded by the coding sequence ATGCGCTCGCACCTGCTCAATGACATGACGGCGGAGCACTACCGGCGCTCCGTGACCGAAGGAGTCGAGCGGGTGGCGAACCGACTCGCCACGACCCGACGGCCGTTCACCGGAGTCACCCCCGACCAGCTCGCCCCGGTCGTCTCCGCGATCGACCTCGACCGGCCGCTCGGAGACGCCTCCGCCGCCCTGGACGAGCTGGAGGACGTGTACCTCCGGGACGCCGTCTACTTCCACTCCCCCCGCTACCTCGCCCACCTCAACTGCCCGGTCGTCATCCCGGCCGTGCTGGGCGAGGCGGTCCTCTCCGCGGTCAACTCCTCCTTGGACACCTGGGACCAGAGCGCCGGCGGCACACTCATCGAGCGCCGCCTGATCGACTGGACCGCACAGCGGATCGGCCTCGGCCCCGCCGCGGACGGCGTGTTCACCAGTGGCGGCACCCAGTCCAACCTCCAGGCCCTGCTGCTCGCCCGCCAGGAGGCCAAGACCACCGATCTGGCGAAACTGCGCATCTTCAGCTCCGCGTGCAGCCACTTCAGCGTCCAGAAGTCGGCCACGCTCCTCGGGCTCGGCCCCGAGGCCGTCGTCCCGATCCCCGTGGATCGCGACAAACGGATGCAGACCGTGGCGCTCGCCGCGGAGCTGGAGCGCTGCCGCGCCGAGGGCCTCGTCCCCATGGCCGTCGTCGCGACCGCGGGCACCACGGACTTCGGCTCCATCGACCCGCTGCCGGAGATCGCCGAGCTCGCGGGGCTGTACGAGACCTGGATGCACGTCGACGCCGCCTACGGCTGCGGACTGCTGGCCTCACCCGCCCGCCGCCATCTCCTCGACGGCATCGAGCACGCCGACTCCGTCACCGTCGACTACCACAAGTCCTTCTTCCAGCCGGTGAGTTCGTCGGCGGTACTGGTACGGGACGCGGCCACCCTGCGCCACGCCACCTACCACGCCGACTACCTCAACCCGCGACGCACCCTGGAAGAGCGCATACCGAACCAGGTCGACAAGTCCCTGCAGACCACCCGCCGCTTCGACGCGCTCAAGCTGTGGATGACGCTGCGGGTGATGGGCGCCGACGGTGTGGGGCAGCTCTTCGACGAGGTGTGCGACCTCGCCGCCGCCGGCTGGGAGCTGCTCGCCGCCGACCCGCGCTACGACGTGGTCGTGCGGCCGCAGCTGTCCACCCTGGTCTACCGCTACATCCCGCGGTCCGTCACGGACCCCGCCCTGATCGACCGGGCCAACCTCCACGCCCGCAAGGCGCTGTTCGCGTCGGGCGAGGCCGTGGTCGCCGGCACCAAGGTCGACGGGCGCCAGTACCTGAAGTTCACCTTGCTCAATCCCGAGACGACGACCGAAGACATCACCGCCGTCCTCGACCTGATCGCCGGCCACGCCGAGCAGTTCCTTGGAGAGAACCTTGTCCACGCCTCTTGA
- a CDS encoding siderophore-interacting protein, whose translation MTTEAEIAPFRFFDLQVARTRRLGPSLVRVTFTGQAEDGLRDFAAGGRDQSLSLFLPHPGQPAPVVPVDAGDGAAIFAAWRALPDDVRAVMRSYTVREQRVEDGEVDIDFAMHDDGGPACRWALAAEPGHKVMVLGPAVADNTGVRCRPPEDTDWVLIWADETALPAASAILEWLPAGRKAKVWLEVPHAGDRLPLKTDAEADITWLVRDEGAPSAVEAVAAAEFPEGVGYAWIAGESGSIKALRRHLVNDREFDRRKVTFVGYWKRGLSEDGLREEPAEEAE comes from the coding sequence ATGACGACCGAGGCCGAGATCGCCCCGTTCCGTTTCTTCGACCTGCAGGTTGCGCGGACAAGGCGGCTCGGCCCGTCGCTCGTCCGAGTCACCTTCACCGGACAGGCGGAGGACGGCCTGCGGGACTTCGCGGCCGGAGGCCGCGACCAGTCCCTGTCGCTGTTCCTGCCGCACCCCGGCCAGCCGGCGCCGGTCGTCCCCGTCGACGCGGGTGACGGCGCCGCCATCTTCGCCGCGTGGCGTGCGCTGCCCGACGACGTACGGGCCGTGATGCGCTCGTACACGGTGCGGGAGCAGCGCGTCGAGGACGGCGAGGTGGACATCGACTTCGCCATGCACGATGACGGCGGCCCGGCCTGCCGCTGGGCGCTGGCAGCCGAGCCCGGTCACAAGGTGATGGTGCTCGGCCCCGCGGTCGCCGACAACACCGGCGTGCGCTGCCGGCCTCCCGAGGACACCGACTGGGTGCTGATCTGGGCGGACGAGACGGCGCTTCCCGCCGCCTCGGCGATCCTGGAGTGGCTGCCGGCCGGCCGGAAGGCCAAGGTCTGGCTGGAGGTGCCGCACGCCGGTGACCGGCTGCCGCTCAAGACCGACGCGGAGGCCGACATCACCTGGCTCGTCCGGGACGAGGGAGCGCCGTCGGCCGTGGAGGCCGTCGCCGCCGCCGAGTTCCCCGAGGGCGTCGGCTACGCCTGGATCGCGGGTGAGTCCGGCAGCATCAAGGCGCTGCGACGCCATCTGGTGAACGACCGTGAGTTCGACCGGCGGAAGGTCACCTTCGTCGGCTACTGGAAGCGCGGCCTGAGCGAGGACGGGCTCCGCGAGGAGCCGGCCGAAGAGGCCGAGTGA